The following coding sequences lie in one Vibrio splendidus genomic window:
- a CDS encoding sensor domain-containing diguanylate cyclase yields MPVKAFAKQISATRDHRLLAEFLFDYLAKVLAPKGMGIFAEPIPEGDSLPLFSYGELTSLANYPATFWPWVSQFDTADGVLPMSINTCKWEHMKVLGGESFIMMLDNAPACRTYLIVQNCNAEQINQTFDQDLDVLQLAAARWQCIRAEKNAALEIKHRDTREAQYLDEIKLRELFVENMKLVHQVALELSNPDSLDALYKASVEAIRDRLGFDRAIFMLLDMKKRCFSGTYGTDESGKTNSEHHTQYDLHQLEAEYIEALSDNHTNLIVIEQAPLYTEGKVVGQGWNGMLILREGDKPVGWIAMDNYIHRSPITNYQKQMLESFGSLLSQIYIRKRQEQNIRMLHSSMVELSRCDSVSEVCKSAVSFAIQHLGIDRLAVFLTDKNCSYMQGTWGTDIKGDIVDESYYRSELVGRDIVAAARACPNQVAFEESVPIYHDFNIVGVGWTAMTMLTTNTGEPIAFIAADNLLTRSPLTSQLREVIRIFASSLAEVLQRTMAQEELKKLNETLEQEVSKRTQELERANEQLDIISKLDPLTRLGNRRMLSQVLDDLNCDDQGAFATEHEVTFGLILVDLDHFGLYNTVYGHTEGDAALRTIGKILNAHVHSDKETFCRIGGEEFMLLMIGTHHSETKQRAESIRKCIEEAKILHCESSTSQYLTASVGYASITSDQHQFDFDLLYGKADKALYQAKDSGRNRIVSALKRRKVATPLI; encoded by the coding sequence GTGCCTGTTAAAGCCTTTGCAAAACAAATATCTGCTACTCGCGACCACCGTTTATTGGCAGAGTTTCTTTTTGATTACCTTGCTAAGGTACTCGCGCCAAAAGGGATGGGGATATTTGCAGAACCGATACCGGAAGGCGATTCGTTACCCTTATTTTCTTATGGTGAGCTAACCTCATTGGCGAATTATCCTGCGACGTTTTGGCCTTGGGTTTCTCAATTCGATACCGCAGATGGCGTGCTCCCAATGTCTATCAATACCTGTAAGTGGGAGCACATGAAGGTATTAGGTGGGGAGTCATTCATCATGATGCTCGACAACGCGCCTGCCTGCAGAACTTATTTAATTGTTCAAAATTGCAATGCGGAGCAGATCAACCAAACCTTTGACCAAGATCTTGATGTCCTTCAACTTGCAGCAGCCCGCTGGCAATGCATTCGTGCAGAAAAGAACGCCGCGCTGGAGATCAAACACCGCGACACGCGTGAAGCACAGTACCTAGATGAAATTAAGCTGCGTGAGCTATTTGTTGAGAACATGAAACTCGTTCATCAGGTGGCATTAGAGCTCTCCAATCCTGACTCTTTGGATGCGTTATATAAAGCCTCGGTTGAGGCAATTCGTGATCGGTTAGGATTTGATCGTGCAATCTTCATGTTATTGGATATGAAAAAGCGATGTTTTAGCGGGACATACGGCACTGATGAGTCCGGTAAGACCAACAGTGAGCACCATACTCAATATGACTTACACCAGCTTGAAGCCGAATATATTGAGGCCTTGTCTGACAATCACACCAACCTTATTGTTATCGAGCAAGCCCCTCTCTACACCGAAGGAAAAGTGGTAGGGCAGGGATGGAATGGAATGCTTATCTTACGTGAAGGCGATAAACCCGTCGGATGGATTGCGATGGATAACTACATTCACCGTTCACCCATCACCAATTATCAAAAGCAGATGCTTGAATCCTTTGGCTCTCTGCTTTCTCAGATCTACATTCGCAAGCGCCAAGAACAAAATATACGCATGCTGCACTCAAGTATGGTGGAGCTGTCTCGTTGCGATAGCGTCAGTGAAGTGTGCAAATCGGCGGTAAGCTTTGCGATTCAGCATTTAGGCATTGATCGATTGGCGGTTTTCCTCACCGATAAAAATTGCAGTTACATGCAAGGCACGTGGGGCACTGACATAAAAGGCGACATTGTCGATGAATCTTATTATCGCTCTGAGCTGGTGGGGCGTGACATTGTCGCCGCAGCACGTGCCTGTCCTAATCAAGTCGCCTTTGAAGAATCCGTGCCTATCTATCACGATTTTAATATTGTAGGTGTCGGTTGGACGGCAATGACGATGCTCACTACCAATACGGGTGAGCCGATTGCGTTTATTGCCGCGGATAATTTGTTAACTCGCAGCCCTTTAACCTCACAACTGCGTGAAGTGATACGTATCTTCGCTTCGAGTTTAGCTGAGGTGCTACAGAGAACTATGGCGCAAGAGGAGCTCAAAAAGCTCAATGAGACGCTAGAGCAAGAGGTCAGTAAGCGCACTCAAGAGCTTGAACGAGCCAATGAGCAGTTGGATATCATCTCTAAGCTTGACCCTCTGACACGCCTTGGAAATCGTCGTATGTTGTCGCAGGTTTTAGATGATCTCAATTGTGATGATCAAGGGGCATTTGCCACAGAGCACGAAGTCACGTTTGGACTCATTCTTGTTGACCTTGATCACTTTGGTTTGTACAACACGGTTTACGGGCATACAGAAGGTGACGCTGCTCTGCGCACCATCGGCAAGATACTTAATGCCCATGTTCATAGCGATAAGGAAACTTTTTGTCGTATTGGTGGTGAGGAGTTTATGTTGTTGATGATCGGCACTCATCACTCTGAAACTAAACAGCGTGCAGAGTCGATCAGAAAATGCATTGAAGAGGCGAAGATCCTTCATTGTGAAAGCAGTACCAGCCAGTATTTAACCGCATCTGTCGGCTATGCCTCGATAACCTCAGACCAACATCAATTCGATTTCGATCTGCTGTATGGCAAGGCAGACAAAGCCTTGTATCAAGCTAAAGACTCAGGGCGAAATCGAATTGTATCTGCTCTAAAGCGAAGAAAGGTCGCGACGCCACTGATTTAG
- a CDS encoding AAA family ATPase produces the protein MHKNNFEILQNYLESQIIGQQELVKQLMIALLADGHILVEGPPGLAKTRAVKSLADCVEGDFHRIQFTPDLLPADLTGTDIFRPETGEFTFQSGPIFNSLILADEINRAPAKVQAAMLEAMAEKQVTAGRKTYALPDLFLVMATQNPIEQEGTYPLPEAQLDRFLLHLEVAYPDMESELEILRLNRGEAQGNQPVQPEPISQQTIFEARQEVLNIHMADTIEQYIIRLVMATRQPKQYSDQLDQWLDMGVSPRATIALDRCARAHAWLAGRDYVTPQDVQAMAFPVLRHRLLRSYHAQAEGVTANQVITHLISLVGSA, from the coding sequence ATGCATAAAAATAACTTCGAAATCCTTCAAAACTACTTAGAGTCTCAAATCATTGGTCAGCAAGAGCTCGTTAAGCAACTGATGATCGCCTTATTGGCAGATGGCCATATCCTTGTTGAAGGGCCTCCAGGGTTGGCAAAAACCCGCGCGGTAAAATCACTAGCTGACTGTGTCGAGGGAGATTTTCACCGTATTCAATTTACCCCTGACCTATTGCCTGCCGACCTAACTGGTACCGATATTTTCCGTCCAGAAACGGGAGAGTTCACCTTCCAATCTGGCCCGATTTTTAACTCGTTAATTCTAGCGGATGAGATCAACCGTGCTCCGGCGAAAGTACAAGCCGCTATGTTAGAAGCTATGGCTGAGAAGCAGGTGACCGCAGGTCGAAAAACCTATGCTCTACCGGACCTGTTTTTGGTAATGGCAACGCAAAACCCGATTGAGCAAGAAGGTACTTACCCGCTACCAGAAGCTCAATTAGACCGTTTCTTGCTGCATTTAGAAGTGGCTTATCCAGACATGGAAAGTGAACTTGAGATCTTGCGCCTAAACAGAGGCGAAGCTCAAGGCAACCAACCTGTTCAACCAGAGCCTATTTCTCAACAAACTATCTTCGAAGCTCGCCAAGAAGTGCTCAACATTCACATGGCAGACACCATCGAGCAGTACATTATTCGACTGGTTATGGCGACTCGCCAACCTAAGCAATACAGCGACCAACTTGATCAATGGTTAGATATGGGTGTCAGCCCACGTGCAACTATTGCTTTAGACCGATGTGCTCGAGCGCACGCATGGCTAGCAGGCCGCGATTACGTAACACCGCAAGATGTTCAAGCTATGGCATTCCCTGTATTACGCCACCGTCTACTTCGCAGTTACCACGCACAAGCTGAAGGAGTTACGGCCAATCAAGTAATTACACACCTTATCTCACTGGTTGGCAGCGCATAG
- a CDS encoding DUF58 domain-containing protein — protein MNNQLPNHSDGVTLNLDELLQYKAQSVRWLPPAKSLWSQLNGQHESNRKGRGMNFSEVRQYQAGDDIRSIDWRVTARTGKAHTKLFSEEREQPVILFLDLSSSMIFGSTLLLKSVQLAHFASQLCWLTVAQKDRIGAVIDTGQEIIEIKPSASNHAPLRILQKVIEINNAALTNQDNHSDTTLDHGLKSLQQLCPKGSDIIILSDFVRYRESDYSLISQIRRHNRVRLVHFYDPLEQGETTYKGSKQVTDGDKTQWFNFSSNKEKEKLNQAFSLKKQQLQKLSLSLAIPYSSLSSAQSLMSQISGSQS, from the coding sequence ATGAATAACCAACTACCCAACCATAGTGACGGTGTCACGTTAAATCTGGACGAACTGCTGCAATACAAAGCGCAGTCTGTTCGATGGTTGCCTCCAGCCAAGAGTCTTTGGTCGCAACTTAACGGTCAACACGAGAGCAACCGTAAAGGTCGCGGGATGAACTTCTCTGAGGTTCGTCAATATCAGGCGGGCGATGACATCCGCAGCATTGATTGGCGCGTAACGGCTCGAACAGGGAAGGCACACACCAAACTGTTTTCTGAAGAAAGAGAACAGCCTGTGATTTTGTTCTTAGATCTGTCGAGCAGTATGATTTTCGGCTCAACCTTGTTGCTTAAATCGGTTCAACTCGCGCACTTTGCCAGCCAGCTTTGTTGGTTAACCGTCGCTCAAAAAGACCGTATTGGTGCAGTGATAGATACTGGCCAAGAGATCATTGAGATTAAACCGAGTGCTAGCAACCATGCTCCACTGCGTATTTTACAAAAAGTCATAGAAATCAATAACGCAGCGCTGACCAACCAAGACAATCACAGCGACACAACCTTAGATCATGGGCTGAAGTCTCTACAACAGCTCTGTCCAAAAGGCAGTGATATTATTATCCTTAGTGACTTCGTCCGTTACCGAGAAAGTGACTACTCACTTATCAGCCAAATTCGCAGGCACAATAGAGTGCGTCTAGTTCATTTTTACGACCCTTTGGAGCAAGGTGAAACTACCTACAAAGGATCTAAACAGGTGACCGATGGCGACAAAACTCAGTGGTTCAACTTCTCTTCCAATAAAGAAAAGGAAAAGCTTAACCAAGCGTTTTCATTAAAGAAGCAGCAGTTGCAGAAACTTAGTTTATCTCTCGCGATACCTTATAGCTCTCTGTCTAGTGCGCAGTCACTAATGAGCCAGATATCAGGATCTCAGTCATGA
- a CDS encoding vWA domain-containing protein, producing the protein MTDLLNTSLLNIEFVWWWMFFLAPLPVLVYLFSPKAESNNALRLPFLPEDNNTKTPSSRLPKALSVIIWLLLVTAMARPVWYGEPVEFQPKHRDLMLVVDLSYSMSQEDMQFNGEYIDRLSAVKHVLSDFIERRKGDRVGLVLFADHAYLQTPLTLDRDTLSQQLNQAVLKLIGTQTAIGDGIGLATKTFVDSDAPQRVMILLSDGSNTAGVLDPLEAADIAKKYNATIYTVGVGAGEMMVKEFFMTRKVNTAQDLDERTLMEIAKRTGGQYFRARDSKELATIYDTINQLEPVTNATKIWRPQQEWFVWPLSAAMFFAFMLLAIRRNNV; encoded by the coding sequence ATGACTGATCTTTTAAACACGAGCTTACTAAATATTGAATTCGTTTGGTGGTGGATGTTTTTCCTCGCGCCACTGCCGGTTCTCGTTTACTTGTTCTCTCCTAAGGCGGAATCGAACAATGCCCTAAGGCTTCCATTTCTGCCCGAGGACAACAATACCAAAACGCCGAGCAGTCGCTTACCCAAAGCCTTGTCGGTCATCATCTGGCTTTTATTGGTAACGGCGATGGCACGCCCAGTTTGGTACGGTGAACCGGTTGAGTTTCAACCAAAACACCGAGACTTGATGCTGGTTGTCGACCTCTCCTACTCGATGAGCCAAGAAGACATGCAGTTCAATGGCGAATACATCGATCGCTTATCTGCGGTGAAACATGTATTGAGTGACTTTATTGAGCGACGAAAAGGCGACCGAGTTGGACTGGTGTTATTTGCTGATCACGCCTACTTGCAGACGCCACTGACGTTAGACAGAGACACGCTCTCACAACAACTCAATCAGGCTGTGCTAAAGCTGATCGGTACTCAAACTGCGATCGGTGATGGTATCGGCCTTGCCACCAAAACCTTTGTCGACAGTGACGCCCCTCAGCGTGTGATGATCCTACTCAGTGACGGCAGCAATACCGCGGGCGTATTAGATCCACTAGAAGCGGCGGATATTGCTAAGAAGTACAACGCGACGATTTATACCGTAGGTGTCGGTGCGGGCGAAATGATGGTCAAAGAGTTCTTCATGACTCGTAAGGTCAATACTGCTCAAGACTTAGATGAACGCACGCTAATGGAAATCGCCAAGCGCACTGGCGGTCAATACTTCCGAGCGCGAGACAGCAAAGAACTGGCAACGATTTACGACACCATCAACCAGTTAGAACCCGTGACGAACGCCACTAAGATATGGCGACCGCAACAAGAGTGGTTCGTATGGCCACTGTCTGCGGCAATGTTCTTCGCATTTATGCTGTTAGCCATTAGGAGAAACAATGTCTAA
- a CDS encoding VWA domain-containing protein, whose translation MSNFTFIYPYWFLALAALPAIWWLSKRQSKQGLLASHIARYLAPESSKPSKNRSTYFGIWWIVGVIALAGPSFEKNEQPSFEKTQARVVIMDMSMSMYATDIKPNRLTQVRYKALDLLSLWKEGLTGMVAYAGDAYTISPLTSDINTIKNLVPNLSPDIMPFQGGNAASAIKLAIEMMTRAHVYKGDLVLIADDIDGQEKKDIDSLLSGSNWTLSVLAVGTESGAPISLPSGAMLKTDSGQTVVAKTNLDNMRDLTRRSGGTFTEVQFNNSDVEHIASYLDRVATTSEVTKTNNSLNTRVNNGFWLLPFLLFPALGLFRKGVIWCGLALLVSFSQPNTAFANPWKTDDQVGYQLYQDEDFQQAAEKFDQQEWKGIAQYKAGDFEAAEQTLQGLSGEDARYNLANAQAKQGKYDQAIEEYQRILESNPEHAYAKKNLEIVEQAQKQQQQQQQQQQQQQQQQQQQQQQQQQQQQQQQQQQQDDSESKDQNEQDQGQQDDSSQSSQDQQQSSADNGKSQSQSGSQDQSNKQDQSENQDHNTDQSQADSRSDSKTDEENDKQAVQQNKPDQADKQPQDKGDSVSQAAQEQEAAKEDTDNNAQQAAAQVSGQPMSSDPDMRKLEQVESARDPSQLLKAQMILQARQKSAPNNQNKKW comes from the coding sequence ATGTCTAACTTTACTTTTATCTACCCATATTGGTTCTTGGCTCTTGCCGCGCTGCCCGCTATTTGGTGGCTTAGCAAAAGACAATCGAAGCAAGGGTTATTGGCGTCACACATCGCCCGTTATCTGGCTCCTGAATCGAGTAAACCCTCGAAAAACCGCAGTACTTACTTTGGTATTTGGTGGATAGTCGGCGTCATCGCGTTAGCTGGACCAAGCTTTGAAAAAAATGAACAGCCGAGCTTTGAAAAAACGCAGGCGCGAGTTGTGATCATGGATATGTCGATGTCTATGTATGCCACTGACATTAAGCCAAACCGTTTAACACAGGTGCGATACAAGGCTCTGGATCTGCTTTCGTTATGGAAAGAAGGCCTAACGGGAATGGTGGCCTACGCAGGTGATGCTTACACCATTAGTCCGCTAACGTCTGACATCAACACCATCAAGAACCTCGTACCCAATCTATCACCAGATATCATGCCCTTCCAAGGCGGCAATGCAGCATCGGCAATTAAGCTTGCGATTGAGATGATGACTCGTGCTCATGTCTATAAAGGCGATCTGGTACTGATTGCTGATGATATTGATGGTCAAGAGAAGAAAGATATCGACTCGCTACTCTCTGGTAGTAATTGGACGTTATCAGTCTTGGCTGTAGGTACGGAAAGTGGCGCGCCAATCTCTCTACCAAGCGGGGCGATGCTGAAAACAGATTCAGGGCAAACCGTGGTGGCAAAAACTAACTTAGACAATATGCGCGACCTGACCCGTCGCTCTGGTGGCACCTTCACCGAGGTGCAATTTAATAACTCAGACGTTGAGCACATCGCGAGTTATCTCGACCGAGTTGCGACAACTTCAGAGGTGACTAAAACCAATAACTCGCTCAACACCAGAGTAAACAACGGTTTCTGGCTATTGCCGTTTCTGTTATTTCCTGCCCTTGGCCTATTTCGAAAAGGGGTCATTTGGTGTGGCCTAGCACTGCTTGTCTCGTTCAGCCAACCGAATACTGCGTTTGCAAACCCTTGGAAAACCGATGACCAAGTAGGTTATCAGTTGTATCAAGATGAGGACTTTCAACAAGCTGCAGAGAAGTTCGATCAGCAAGAATGGAAAGGCATTGCGCAATACAAAGCCGGTGATTTCGAAGCGGCCGAACAGACGCTGCAAGGTCTTTCTGGCGAAGATGCTCGCTATAACCTCGCCAATGCACAAGCAAAGCAAGGCAAGTACGACCAAGCGATTGAAGAGTATCAACGTATTCTAGAAAGCAACCCTGAACATGCTTATGCGAAGAAGAACCTAGAGATTGTCGAACAGGCTCAGAAGCAACAGCAACAGCAACAGCAACAGCAACAGCAACAGCAACAGCAACAGCAACAGCAACAGCAACAGCAACAGCAACAGCAACAGCAACAGCAACAGCAACAGCAAGACGATTCTGAGTCCAAAGACCAAAACGAACAAGACCAAGGTCAGCAAGATGATTCTTCGCAAAGCTCGCAGGATCAACAACAAAGCTCAGCTGACAATGGGAAGTCGCAAAGTCAAAGCGGCAGCCAAGATCAAAGCAATAAACAAGATCAAAGTGAAAACCAAGATCATAATACTGACCAAAGCCAAGCTGATAGTCGCTCTGATTCCAAGACGGATGAAGAAAACGACAAGCAAGCTGTGCAACAAAACAAACCGGATCAAGCAGATAAACAGCCACAGGACAAGGGTGACTCAGTATCTCAGGCAGCCCAAGAACAAGAGGCTGCTAAGGAAGACACTGATAACAACGCTCAACAAGCTGCCGCACAAGTATCAGGTCAACCTATGTCGAGCGATCCTGATATGCGAAAACTTGAGCAAGTAGAAAGCGCGCGTGATCCGAGCCAACTGCTTAAAGCGCAAATGATTTTACAAGCACGACAAAAAAGTGCTCCCAACAACCAAAACAAAAAGTGGTAA
- a CDS encoding BatD family protein has product MRFLNKPFLSMLLTLLIGVFSSHSVFAATAVASVSQNSVTKDEVFLLRVATDKKVSSGALDLTSLQKNFYVGTPSFGSSMRIVNGSRTVSSEWNITLAPLRLGRLDIPSFDIEGAKTKPITINVAVNKAAPKQSDMAEFQLNLSKDSLYPQEVAELDVKLIIKADPRRLQDPKIAPPSSAQLDVEPIGESKQFQDVINGQEVTVVQQSFHISSQQAGQFQLQGPKLTGAVVYSTNNSSTTRLFQLDTPVETLDITVNPVPKGYQGEWLPTSNFKLIQQWSDSQGNELTDSNALGGDKQNIEMEAGDSLTRTITMTASNLTQHQLPKLNITYPKTVRVYEEKPQFGTTQSGDAVVVYKQVLIPKEAGKISLPDVSQAWFSTDSQSQEISKALGLELSVQASERASSSSPAPVMETQTQQASPTIVTVENPGMWPYLTALFAALWVISSAVAFYFWSRRGTAVKPKQKDERQSDTAEALIAALKMKDGVKTRTLFEQWKTENPDLSDETLETIEAELTKLNQSLYAEAGSPSQSWDPSEAIKAVKKPKRISNKAHKSTLERL; this is encoded by the coding sequence ATGCGATTTTTAAACAAGCCATTTTTATCAATGCTACTGACACTGCTAATCGGTGTTTTCTCATCACACTCTGTATTCGCAGCGACTGCTGTTGCGAGTGTTTCGCAAAACAGTGTTACCAAAGATGAAGTCTTCCTACTTAGAGTGGCGACCGATAAAAAAGTATCGTCCGGTGCTTTAGACCTGACCTCCCTTCAGAAGAATTTCTACGTCGGCACACCAAGCTTTGGGTCATCGATGCGAATCGTCAATGGTAGCCGCACTGTGTCTAGCGAGTGGAATATTACCCTTGCCCCGCTTCGATTAGGCCGATTAGATATTCCTAGCTTTGATATTGAAGGCGCGAAAACTAAGCCGATCACCATCAACGTTGCGGTTAATAAAGCCGCTCCAAAGCAGAGTGATATGGCCGAGTTTCAACTTAATCTGAGTAAAGACTCGCTATACCCTCAAGAGGTCGCGGAGCTTGATGTAAAACTTATCATTAAGGCTGATCCTAGAAGACTGCAAGATCCTAAAATTGCGCCACCAAGTTCAGCGCAATTAGACGTGGAACCGATTGGAGAGTCTAAGCAATTTCAAGATGTTATCAACGGACAAGAAGTCACGGTTGTTCAGCAATCTTTCCATATATCGTCACAGCAAGCAGGACAATTTCAGCTTCAAGGGCCAAAGTTAACCGGTGCTGTTGTTTACTCAACCAACAACTCAAGCACAACGCGCCTTTTCCAGCTCGACACGCCTGTTGAAACCTTAGATATAACAGTGAATCCTGTCCCAAAAGGCTATCAAGGTGAGTGGTTGCCAACATCGAACTTTAAACTGATACAACAATGGTCAGATAGCCAAGGCAACGAGCTGACAGATAGCAATGCTTTAGGTGGCGACAAGCAGAATATTGAAATGGAAGCCGGTGATTCGTTAACTCGTACCATCACCATGACAGCCAGCAACTTGACCCAACATCAATTGCCAAAACTGAACATCACCTACCCTAAAACGGTGCGTGTTTATGAAGAAAAACCACAATTTGGCACCACTCAATCCGGTGATGCTGTCGTTGTTTACAAGCAAGTCTTGATTCCGAAAGAGGCTGGAAAGATCTCGCTTCCTGATGTTTCTCAAGCTTGGTTTAGCACTGACTCACAATCACAAGAAATCAGTAAAGCTCTTGGTCTTGAGTTGTCGGTTCAGGCAAGTGAACGCGCTAGCTCAAGCTCGCCAGCGCCTGTTATGGAGACACAAACTCAGCAAGCCAGCCCGACGATTGTTACCGTTGAAAACCCTGGAATGTGGCCTTACCTAACCGCGCTATTTGCTGCTTTATGGGTAATTAGCTCTGCGGTTGCTTTTTACTTCTGGTCACGCCGCGGTACAGCAGTAAAACCAAAGCAAAAAGATGAACGTCAATCCGATACGGCAGAAGCACTTATTGCCGCTCTGAAAATGAAAGACGGTGTGAAGACGAGAACTTTGTTCGAACAGTGGAAAACAGAAAACCCAGACTTGAGTGATGAGACGTTAGAAACAATCGAAGCTGAGCTCACCAAGCTAAATCAGAGCCTCTATGCTGAAGCTGGCTCACCAAGTCAGTCATGGGATCCTTCTGAGGCAATCAAAGCGGTTAAGAAGCCAAAACGCATCTCGAACAAAGCACACAAGAGCACATTAGAAAGGCTTTAA
- a CDS encoding DUF4381 domain-containing protein, which translates to MNQSLDLSPVIAPDAPTWWPLAWGWWAVGITGIVLIVLVFFIVKRRQKNQCAKNEALACFRNSQPSNTLSPSAAQDIVRQAALSYFPRDKVAGLSGDDWLAFLDAQLAKPLFAAKQSQWQQALYQDTALMSDEQKKAQQQLVNDCEIWLRKALPPKRGRYD; encoded by the coding sequence ATGAATCAGTCCTTAGATTTAAGCCCTGTCATTGCGCCAGATGCACCGACTTGGTGGCCTTTGGCATGGGGCTGGTGGGCGGTAGGTATCACGGGCATCGTTCTGATCGTCTTAGTGTTTTTCATTGTAAAACGCAGACAAAAGAACCAATGCGCGAAGAACGAAGCACTTGCTTGCTTTCGTAATAGTCAGCCTTCAAATACCTTGTCTCCGAGTGCAGCTCAAGACATCGTTCGTCAGGCAGCACTAAGCTATTTCCCACGCGACAAAGTGGCAGGCTTATCTGGCGATGATTGGTTGGCGTTCTTAGATGCGCAATTGGCGAAGCCGTTATTCGCCGCAAAACAATCGCAATGGCAACAAGCGCTCTACCAAGATACAGCCTTAATGAGCGACGAACAGAAAAAGGCTCAACAGCAATTGGTTAATGACTGCGAAATCTGGCTTCGTAAAGCCCTTCCTCCAAAGCGAGGTCGTTATGACTGA